One genomic window of Amyelois transitella isolate CPQ chromosome 8, ilAmyTran1.1, whole genome shotgun sequence includes the following:
- the LOC106137329 gene encoding uncharacterized protein LOC106137329, with amino-acid sequence MDFMPTGYLPDNVYRELGWYGILQIQPLHHSTKHKIAAQLIWQHTLGRPHVILESPPQSSQSPGKVSRQILAEDASKWSREQRAAQEVLMENIKGGGNGLTVRTVISATKKTVNIIQNGNYYTCPEGSEPDLDAYRIQANMHERKCTYGRNSFPVAIDPCIEGETAPIEYSFNEGWMFCLGNGDRENNYFQNGTLDCGHKVKISMKKFLDECAIDNNIVISFDYFGDEPRKDMLHNATLCTSWDPCRISYLYRLEPPPQGMAPSFPTTTQNPCETTICPECYEGATDDQGEKMEIM; translated from the exons ATGGATTTTATGccg ACTGGCTATCTGCCGGACAACGTGTACAGAGAACTGGGCTGGTACGGAATCCTGCAGATTCAACCCTTGCACCATAgtacaaaacataaaatagcCGCCCAACTGATCTGGCAGCATACCCTTGGGAGACCTCACGTTATTCTGGAAAGTCCACCTCAG TCTTCGCAATCGCCAGGGAAGGTAAGTCGTCAGATCTTAGCAGAAGACGCGTCTAAGTGGTCGCGAGAACAGCGGGCAGCTCAAGAAGTACTTATGGAAAATATCAAAGGTGGTGGCAACGGCCTTACCGTGAGGACCGTAATCAGCGCCACAAAGAAGACcgttaatattattcaaaatg GCAACTATTACACCTGTCCTGAAGGTTCTGAGCCAGATTTGGATGCGTACAGAATACAAGCCAATATGCACGAACGTAAATGTACTTACGGTAGGAATTCCTTCCCAGTTGCCATTGACCCTTGCATAGAAGGAGAAACAGCTCCTATTGAGTACTCGTTCAATGAAGGCTGGATGTTCTGCCTGGGTAATGGGGACAGGGAGAATAACTACTTCCAGAATGGAACCTTGGATTGCGGTCACAAAGTTAAG ATTTCAATGAAAAAATTCTTGGACGAGTGTGCAATCGACAACAATATAGTTATTTCTTTCGATTACTTCGGTGACGAGCCACGGAAGGATATGTTGCATAACGCTACTCTATGCACGTCTTGGGATCCATGCCGGATTTCTTACCTGTATAGGCTAGAG CCCCCACCACAAGGGATGGCACCTTCGTTCCCCACTACTACTCAAAATCCATGTGAGACTACAATTTGTCCAGAGTGTTACGAGGGAGCAACCGACGACCAAGGAGAAAAGATGGaaa tcaTGTAA
- the LOC106137350 gene encoding methionine synthase reductase, producing MVISHKHNFQELFEACSKSLTLNLPTLKENLVRISYEKSDDLSTVYNGLPPPLPFARSEIFQTQISNSRRLTSVNGDCKAVYEVTFDITGSNFTFKPGDTIGIIPHNDDASVNFILSHLDLISQADLPYHLSCDTSQKLKLPQHIPVRCTLRNVLKNIVDLRSILKKLFLLSLSRHTKDENERKVLEFLCSKEGSTSYTSHILNKSFCILDLLSVFKSCKPPIEILLTNLPRLLPRPYSIVNSYLKHPNLLKICFSVMDFENNRKGLTSGWLERLVLEDSNIESKMENLSLYEKKTVPIYLRKNITAFSMPENLETPLILIGPGTGIAPFIGFLEERQYLKETKDVNLGNVWVFFGCRNPKLDFIYEKELQKYLDNGILTKLSTSFSRVDNNNVKYVQDTIQENAEELVEWIHKGASIFVCGDVKTMVAEVKKAIETCLIRHSPSDQDAATLLSDLIREKRYLVDIWN from the exons atggttaTCTCACACAAACACAACTTTCAAGAACTATTCGAAGCATGCTCCAAATCACTTACATTGAATTTACCAACgcttaaagaaaatttagtgCGAATAAGCTATGAAAAATCTGAC GATCTCAGTACTGTGTATAATGGTCTCCCACCGCCATTACCATTCGCTAGGAGCGAAATATTTCAGACACAAATTAGCAATAGTAGGCGTTTGACTTCAGTGAATGGAGACTGCAAAGCCGTGTATGAAGTTACCTTTGATATAACG gGTAGTAATTTTACATTCAAACCTGGAGACACTATAGGCATCATTCCCCACAATGATGATGCAAGTGTCAACTTTATACTGTCACATTTGGATCTGATTTCACAAGCAGACTTACCTTACCACCTGAGCTGTGATACTTCACAGAAACTGAAATTACCCCAACACATACCTGTAAGGTGTACTCTTAGAAATGTCCTGAAAAATATAGTGGATTTACGAAGTATTTTAAAGAAG CTATTTTTGCTGTCATTATCAAGGCACACAAAAGATGAAAATGAAAGGAAAGTTTTGGAATTCCTCTGCAGTAAAGAAGGTTCCACTTCATACACTTCGCACATCCTAAACAAAAGTTTTTGCATATTGGATTTATTGTCTGTCTTTAAATCATGTAAACCACCTATAGAAATACTCCTCACGAATCTCCCAAGACTATTACCAAGACCATATTCTATTGTGAATAGTTATTTGAAACACCCCAacttattgaaaatatgtttttctgtaatggattttgaaaataacagaAAAGGGCTCACATCTGGCTGGCTGGAAAGACTTGTTTTAGAAGATTCAAATATAGAATCCAAAATGGAGAATTTAAGTCTctatgaaaagaaaacagtACCAAtatatttgagaaaaaatataacagcATTCTCTATGCCTGAGAACCTTGAAACTCCATTGATTTTAATAGGACCAGGTACAGGGATTGCACCTTTTATTGGATTTTTGGAAGAAAGACAATATTTGAAGGAAACTAAAGATGTGAATTTGGGCAATGTTTGGGTATTTTTTGGATgtaggaatcctaagttagattttatttacgaAAAGGAGTTGCAGAAATATTTAGACAATGGaatacttacaaaattaaGCACATCATTTTCTAGAGTGGACAATAATAATGTGAAGTATGTTCAG gaTACAATACAAGAAAATGCGGAAGAACTAGTTGAATGGATACATAAAGGTGCTTCCATATTTGTTTGTGGAGACGTGAAGACAATGGTTGCAGAAGTTAAGAAAGCTATTGAAACATGTCTGATAAGACACAGTCCATCTGACCAAGACGCAGCCACTTTGCTTTCCGATTTGATCAGGGAGAAGAGATATTTAGTTGATATTTGGAATTAG
- the LOC106142557 gene encoding serine/threonine-protein kinase PAK 1 — MSGRSNRGVFGKLFSKKNHHRESERVAEIGMPTNVKRHIHVSKNSETGMLEGLPTPWLRVLNAQITPAEQNENPDAAIKAVIFHMYQMQKEKAQDEPFKPFVTPEAITQEDMEMKKLVDHKNAHQSQDSDLSLGQSSEEDIVVPTENYSQRQTMPATPITNNLKKKDPAVDLTAVLEDLTLIGDEPEESPIMRKKDIRSTLTDEEVYEELKRICNKDDPYLRFERVKELGAGASGVVFIAIDSKDNSRVAIKDIDLTKQTKKELILNEINVLKDFNHKNLVNFLDAFLSYDHLWVAMELLDGGSLTDVVTEVVMKEGQIAAVCRETLQAISFLHSKGTIHRDIKSDNVLLGMDGTVKVTDFGFCANIVGDEKRQTMVGTPYWMAPEVVTRKQYGKKVDVWSLGIMAIEMIEGEPPYMKETPLRALYLIAAVGRPKIPRWEKLSPNFQDFLDKCLQVDVDERATADDLLAHPFLDCAMELRTLTPLIKAAQKILHKNYD; from the exons ATGAGTGGGCGCTCCAACCGCGGAGTGTTTGGGAAGTTGTTCTCGAAGAAGAATCACCACCGAGAATCGGAGCGAGTTGCGGAGATAGGGATGCCAACAAATGTGAAACGACACATTCATGTGAGCAAAAACTCAGAGACAGGCATGCTTGAGGGCTTGCCCACACCTTGGCTGCGAGTCCTGAATGCCCAGATTACGCCCGCTGAGCAAAATGAAAATCCAGACGCGGCTATCAAAGCCGTCATATTCCACATGTACCAGATGCAAAAGGAGAAAGCTCAGGATGAGCCATTCAAACCTTTTGTCACGCCTGAAGCGATCACCCAAGAAGACATGGAGATGAAGAAACTTGTAGACCATAAAAATGCTCACCAAAGTCAAGATTCTGACCTATCCTTAGGCCAGAGTAGTGAAGAGGATATTGTAGTGCCAACTGAAAATTACTCACAGAGGCAGACTATGCCTGCAACTcctataacaaataatttaaagaaaaaggaCCCTGCAGTAGACTTGACGGCAGTTCTGGAAGACCTTACTCTCATTGGAGATGAACCTGAGGAAAGTCCCATTATGAGGAAGAAAGATATTCGGTCAACATTAACTGATGAGGAGGTCTACGAGGAACTAAAAAGGATTTGTAATAAGGACGACCCATACCTGAGGTTTGAGAGGGTAAAAGAGCTGGGGGCTGGTGCTTcag GTGTCGTGTTCATCGCCATCGATAGTAAGGATAATTCCAGGGTAGCCATCAAGGACATAGACCTAACTAAACAGACCAAAAAGGAGCTTATACTCAACGAAATTAATGTCCTGAAAGATTTCAACCACAAGAACCTGGTCAATTTCCTTGACGCTTTCCTTAGTTACGACCATCTCTGGGTCGCTATGGAGTTGCTTGATGGGGGCTCGCTCACCGACGTCGTAACAGAAGTAGTCATGAAAGAAGGACAAATAGCTGCCGTGTGCCGGGAAACGCTGCAAGCCATATCCTTCCTACACTCAAAAGGGACAATTCATAGAGATATCAAATCTGACAATGTTCTGCTCGGCATGGACGGAACAGTGAAAGTAACCGATTTCGGTTTCTGCGCAAATATAGTCGGCGACGAAAAGAGACAGACAATGGTCGGTACGCCATACTGGATGGCGCCGGAAGTCGTCACAAGGAAGCAGTACGGTAAGAAAGTTGATGTCTGGTCCCTAGGGATCATGGCCATCGAGATGATCGAAGGTGAACCTCCTTACATGAAAGAGACACCTTTGAGGGCGTTGTATTTGATAGCGGCTGTCGGGCGCCCCAAGATACCCAGGTGGGAGAAGCTATCCCCTAATTTCCAGGACTTTTTGGACAAGTGCCTTCAAGTAGACGTAGATGAACGTGCCACGGCCGACGACCTGCTGGCGCATCCATTCCTGGATTGTGCCATGGAGCTGCGAACCCTCACGCCGCTCATAAAGGCCGCGCAAAAGATTCTACACAAAAATTACGACTGA